The sequence GGCAGTGAATTGGTGGAAAAAAACACCTGCTCACGATAAGATGCATCAAGTTGTTGAAGTTCCTGTTGGTTTTTTGACCAACGCGATTCTTTTTGGTTGCTGTGCATCGTTTGCAAGCAAATTAGCAACGGCTGCTTGTGCAGAGGCGCTTGCAATTACTAGAAAATCAAATCCTGCAATAACTTCTGCTGGAGCTGCAACATCCGAAGCTGTTGCTACAGCGGTGCAAAGAACGAAAGCAGAGGCTGTAAAATTACTTGAAAAGCTATCTGAAGCGGAACAAATTGCTCAGGCGCCGGCAAGTGTGTTGAAGGAGGAAGTTGAAAGAATACGACCAGTTCGTAAAACATGTCCAACAAATATACAAGAATTTTGGCATGCAACGACTGAGGCAATTGAAAAAGCGATTGAAAGAATAATGCCAAAGGAGCTTAAAAATGAGCATATTTTTAGAAAAGAACATAAGTTTGATGATTTAATAAAACTGTGCGGTGGCACTAAAGAGTCTACAGTTCGTGCAATGTTGGAAGCCGCATCGGGCCATATTCCTGCAGATGGTGTTTTTCAGTGGATTCCAATTAAAATTGGTAATATTAATCTTTATATTTGCGGCAGAATTATGGATGGAGTTCCTTTAATTGGTACATGCTTTAAAAGGATGGTTTAATGATGTATTGGAAAACAGATTTATTAGAGCTTGAGCATAGTAAGCAGTGGGATACGGCAATTGCATATATGCAAAATGTGATTGCGGAAAATCCAGATAATATGGATGCAGCTATTTGTATGAATTACTTGCTCATGAATCTTATTGTTGAAGAAATTTGTGATATGGAAAAGTTTGAATACTATCAGCTTTTAACAAAAAAATATTTTCAGGAATCATATGCAAAATTTTCTGAAAATGCAGAATATCTCTTTTTTACAGGAATAACAGCCTATATGTCTCCATGGTTTTTTGATTTAGAGTATGAAGAACCTGATAAATTATTGGAAAAGGCAAGAGTATTGGATGAGAGCAATCTGCTTTATCATTGGGGCTACCGTTCTGATATAGAAAGACAAAATGATCCTGAAAAGAAAATACTTGCAATATCTATTCTTAAAAATAATGAGGCAAGGACATTATTAGAATCAAAAAGTGCCGTAGGAAGATACCTATTAGATCATATAATTGATGCAGGTGAAAGCAATAAAGAAAAATTATGTTGGTTGTTGGATCTCTATTTTTCTAATCAAATTGATGTGAGCACATTGTGTTATTCTTGCGATGATGATTATGCAAAAGGATTGGAAGGAGATGTCTTTAATCCACAAGAAGAAAGATTATTTTTAAAATTAATGAGTCTTTCTAGAATCTTTGTAGAATCTTCAAAACGGAATGATTACCGTCAAAATTTTTATTTTCCAGAGAAAAATGAATTGCATCAAGTAGCCTCACAATTACGGGAAGAATTAAAAAATAATTTGGAAAAAATATGCAATTTTACGAGCGATATACATTTCTAGAATTTTTTGATCGAGAAGAAGTCATTGAGCTGGAAGCAAGCATCCTAAGATATATTATGTTTTTAGAGGATGGATCGATATTTTCTTTGTATTTTTCTCTTCATGAAGGGTATGCAGCAATCAAATTGGGCTTTAATAATACAGATAAGTCTATTTTTGAAATAAGTATAAATGGCTTAAATAGGATATCATGTACAGATGATTCGCTATGTTTTTTTAAGCGAAGTAAAGATATCCCTTTTCCATATCAAGATTTACAATTAAAAGAACCTTTTTTAATTGTGCGTGTAAAGCCAACGGTTTCTTTTCAATGTGATATATAAAACAATAAGAAGTTCAGGATGGCTTGGCAAAAAAATCTATTATCCAATGTTGATCCAAAGTGAAAAGCTCCGGCAATAGCACGGAATTTTTCACTTTACTTGTTTTAAATACACGCGCATCAAAACTATGCAAACTGATTCTGATATAGCTGCTTTATCTCTTGATCTGTTGTAATTTCATGCACGCTTTTATCCAGCCTATATCCCATAAAACGAGGGAACCGCAAAGCATAACCCAGATTTTCTGCTGTTTTACCAGCAGCATGCAATGGAGAAATAGTAATTTCATCTGCACGGATCATTACAACTATTACCGGATCAACCCAGACATCTGGATACAATTCTTTGGCACAAACAACGTTTTTTGGCTTCTCTGCGATCTCATTAGCATCACATTTTTGTTTTAGCTCCACCCAATCATGATCTTTAAGCCCGGTACCAATCTTTGCAACCGTTTCAAACCGATCTTCTTGCGCATTATATATACCCACTAAAAACGCGCCGATCCCAAACTGTGCGCGTTTACCTTCACCCGCATAATAACCAAGGATCACACAATCAATCGTATCTTCTAAATGCCCTTCTTCTTGACGTTTTAACTTAATCCAACTGAAATTACGTTTACCCGGCCTATACACGGAATCTATTTTTTTTACTACAAGCCCTTCCAAACCTGCTGCTATATTTGCAGTAAAATATTCCTCTAGCTCTTGCGCTGTTTCCACTTTTTTTTCTTCAATTACTTTAATCACATCGCTCTGAAAATCTTTAAACAGATTCAGTAACGCAGCTCGTCGCTCTTCATGCGTTTTAGTAAGCAATTCCTGTCCATTGATATACAGCAAATCGAACAAGAACAATTGCAAAGGGAAATCTGCCATAACCGCTTCAATATCATGTTTACGCTTGCGCTTTACGGTTTCCTGAAATGGTAAAAATTGGCCAGTATGCGGATCATATACAATTGCTTCCCCTTCTGCGATCATATCAGTCACCGGAAGCTTTTTTAAATCCGCAACAAGATCGGGAAACATAAAAGACATATCGGTTAAATTACGTGAATAAAAATGAATATCTGGCGCGTCTGCATTAGCATTATTAATATGAATCTGCAAACGAAATCCATCTAATTTCGGCTGCGCTATAGATACTCCAATTTTTTCTATAATTGCCCGTGCAGTTGGTAACCGTTCTGCTGCTGCAGGACGAATTGGTATACCAACATGCGCATGCATATCTTCAACTGCCGCCATGCCTTCTTGCTTGAGTATACGAGCAATATACCCAATATCTGCACATACATTGTACGCGTTTTCTATGGCGTCACGCGCAGACTTATCTCCAACCGTCATCCAAGAAAGTGCATCAATCAAAGTCATATCAGAAAAACCTAATCGCAATTTTCCAATAATAATCCGTACTATAAATTTGGCCGATATCGGATCTACTTTTTTTAATAATGAATATATAGCATTTATTTTTTGCTCTTGTGAACCATGACCGGAAAACGTTGCAATAACCCGTAGTGCTGCATCAACTTCCACAACAGTCAATCCAGCATCCCCGTGCCAACGCTCTTGCGCTACAACAAGTCCCAAATCTCCTTCTTGCTTTGCTCGTTCTTGTACAGCAGCTTCTGGCACCTCTAACAATAACGCAATAGCTTTCATCATCTGGGCAGTTGCAATATTAAACTGTAGTGTGCGATGAGCTGGATTTAATTGCCCTAATGCTAAATTACAAATAATTTCCGCTTCGCGCTCTGAACTTTTATTTAAAAGATCTGCTAAAATTTCTGTCATACGTAACCGTGACTGTATTTTTTCTATCTCATCAAAAAAACTAGTCACCATACTAAATTTCATAATTCTTAATCCTATTTCAAATCTTACATTGAAAACTTTTTTTACGAACCTTGACGCCACCGCAATAAACCTGTTATCTATACCTGCAATCCCCCGGATGACATTTTAAAGGAGTAGTCATGTCAAAAATAAAAATATCATTGATAATAATACTTATTTTTAATTCATACAAAATCCTTCACGCAACTGATAACACATCTTCGCATTCCAATCAGGATCCATACGATTATGATAGCATTTCTACGTTCACCGTTATCCCTTGTGTGCATGATTTCAGTCCAATACCAACGATTGACAACGCACTTGCCACACATCCGATTTATATGTGCCACAAAAAAGCAATTATTATTGGAGCATCTTCAGATATAACCCGCAACTTGATCTCTCTGCTGACTGCTGATGGATATCTTATTGGCGTGATTGATGGAGAAGAACGCACCTTACAACAGATACAGTATGACACGCCAAGCATGCTCTTTACCAAAAAAATAACCCATTCGAATGTCACCCAAATAACATCACTCTTTAATGAATTAGTATATGAAATGAATGGATTAGATTTAATGATAATTACCAATAATATCTGGCCCGAACTCAAAGCACACACACAAAATGGACTACTGCTACCAAATAATACCATAAACCTTGAATATGAACGAAATACGATTACAGTAAATATTACCAATTTTGTTACCATCGCCAACGCCGCTCTTAATTATTTTATAAAAAAAGGATCTGGGCACCTTGTGGGCATTACATCGCTTGACGTATTTTCGGGAAATGCCGCATGCCCTACCTATAGCGCAAGCAAAGCTTTCTCTTCGATTTATTTACAAGGAATGCGTAAACGGCTTAATCAACTTAATATCCCGATTACCATTACTGAAATTCGCAGAGAGTGGAGCACCATAAAAAATTACATAACAAATCAATACTGGACTATTCCTGCAGACCAAGCAGCAAAAACTATTCGCAACGCGATTGCTCACAAGCAAAACACTGCATACATCACACAACAATGGTGGCCTATTGCTGTATTACGCAAATTGATTCCCAACTGGTTTAGTTTTTAAAAAACGAAACCATCAAACAATTTTTACCAACATCAGGCAAAAGGATAATTTCATATAAAGCTTTTTTATTGTACAAATAAAAAAAGGTTGCGTTGAGATTGATAAATAAAGTTATTTCAACAATTATCTCATGCGTCATAGTGTATAGCTACTCTGGATTTCTTTATTCCTGTGATGTCAGTGATACTGTTTTTTTTGATAGCTCTGTTATAAAAAAAGTCATTAATGATATTCACAAAATAAAAAGAGGTGGATCAATTGAATTACACCAACTCGTTTTTAGCGATCGACACGTTACCGATGCATTAATTGCAGCTCATGCAAAAAAAGTTAACGTTACTATACAAATCTCACCACGCCTACTTTTTTATAGTGCCAAAGAATTACAGCGGCTAAAAGAGATTGGTATTAATTTGGTATATAAACATACACACGAAAAAACAATATTATTACAACAAAAAGGTGGGGTTAATCGCATTATGTATTCAGGGTCATGGAACCTTTCCAATAACGCATATCGTCAGCCAGAAATACTCCAACGATTTACCGATAAAAACGGCGATGAGCGGGTAATTGATGAAGTAATAAAGATTTGGCACAACCGAAAACAACGGAAAAAACCATTACAAATTCTTTCCCCGGTGAAACGAATCAAACAGGCACCTAAACGTGGTTTTAACACTCCCCCAACATCACGTGCCTTTGCGTCAGAAGTACGATCCCCCAGACAAGTCATGAAAGATTCCTTACGCGCTATACGCAATACACCCAGTAAAAAAGAGGTTATTATTGCAATTCCAAACAGCAATGACAAAGATCCTAAAGATCAAACACGTAAAAACCTTATTGCAGAATTAATTGAAGCGGCACAGGAACATCCAAATAGCTCTTTTGAATTAATCATTGATGAAGCAGCTACAAGGAAAGCAGATCTTAGACAGAATCTACAAGAACTCAACGGCCTACCAAATGGGAACGTTCAAGTCTTTAACCAATATGGAGAAGAAAACACATTCCAAACAAAACGAGGATTACGACATGCACATATCAAAGCGCTTGTCGTCAGTGCTACAAAAAAATCTTCAACCCCCTCTCTTTTTACTAATTCAACGGGCAATCCTACAGGACCAGGAGGAGAAGAGCCCAATCTGACAACAGTCACGCACGTCGCAAGACAATCTGCGCAATTCCTTATCAAACGGCTTCGTGAAATCCGAACAACACCATATTCTCCTAAGCACAACGCAAAAAGGCAAAAAAAGACAGAATCCCATAAAAAATAAACCCCATCCTTCAACCTTATTTGACGCCTATAAACCCTATTGTTTGACGATTTTGCCCAATATGGTATAATTATATTTGTAATAATGATATTATAGTCATATTATTAATATAGCTAAAAATAGGTGGGTTATGTTTCCCAAAAAGACAATTTTTGCCCCGTTTTTAGGAATAATGACTCTGTTTTTTGTACCACCTGTTTCAAAACGCAATCGAGAACAAACAACCGAAACGACAGAGAATCGTACTCCGAGTATATTGTTTGATCTTAATGATGTCCTCTTTCATATCAATAAAAAGAAGATGATTACTCATCTCGGTTTTTTTGATACCGCAAAATATCTTCTTTCTGGGCATAGTATACAAACCCTGCAAGACAAAGTTCTTACTATTCTCCATCATATAGACCCGTTAAGCATTGTTGAACCCGAGAACAACAACATCCCAATGCACAATAATAAACCAGTACCCA is a genomic window of Candidatus Babeliales bacterium containing:
- a CDS encoding phospholipase D-like domain-containing protein; amino-acid sequence: MINKVISTIISCVIVYSYSGFLYSCDVSDTVFFDSSVIKKVINDIHKIKRGGSIELHQLVFSDRHVTDALIAAHAKKVNVTIQISPRLLFYSAKELQRLKEIGINLVYKHTHEKTILLQQKGGVNRIMYSGSWNLSNNAYRQPEILQRFTDKNGDERVIDEVIKIWHNRKQRKKPLQILSPVKRIKQAPKRGFNTPPTSRAFASEVRSPRQVMKDSLRAIRNTPSKKEVIIAIPNSNDKDPKDQTRKNLIAELIEAAQEHPNSSFELIIDEAATRKADLRQNLQELNGLPNGNVQVFNQYGEENTFQTKRGLRHAHIKALVVSATKKSSTPSLFTNSTGNPTGPGGEEPNLTTVTHVARQSAQFLIKRLREIRTTPYSPKHNAKRQKKTESHKK
- a CDS encoding ATP-dependent DNA ligase → MKFSMVTSFFDEIEKIQSRLRMTEILADLLNKSSEREAEIICNLALGQLNPAHRTLQFNIATAQMMKAIALLLEVPEAAVQERAKQEGDLGLVVAQERWHGDAGLTVVEVDAALRVIATFSGHGSQEQKINAIYSLLKKVDPISAKFIVRIIIGKLRLGFSDMTLIDALSWMTVGDKSARDAIENAYNVCADIGYIARILKQEGMAAVEDMHAHVGIPIRPAAAERLPTARAIIEKIGVSIAQPKLDGFRLQIHINNANADAPDIHFYSRNLTDMSFMFPDLVADLKKLPVTDMIAEGEAIVYDPHTGQFLPFQETVKRKRKHDIEAVMADFPLQLFLFDLLYINGQELLTKTHEERRAALLNLFKDFQSDVIKVIEEKKVETAQELEEYFTANIAAGLEGLVVKKIDSVYRPGKRNFSWIKLKRQEEGHLEDTIDCVILGYYAGEGKRAQFGIGAFLVGIYNAQEDRFETVAKIGTGLKDHDWVELKQKCDANEIAEKPKNVVCAKELYPDVWVDPVIVVMIRADEITISPLHAAGKTAENLGYALRFPRFMGYRLDKSVHEITTDQEIKQLYQNQFA
- a CDS encoding SDR family NAD(P)-dependent oxidoreductase yields the protein MSKIKISLIIILIFNSYKILHATDNTSSHSNQDPYDYDSISTFTVIPCVHDFSPIPTIDNALATHPIYMCHKKAIIIGASSDITRNLISLLTADGYLIGVIDGEERTLQQIQYDTPSMLFTKKITHSNVTQITSLFNELVYEMNGLDLMIITNNIWPELKAHTQNGLLLPNNTINLEYERNTITVNITNFVTIANAALNYFIKKGSGHLVGITSLDVFSGNAACPTYSASKAFSSIYLQGMRKRLNQLNIPITITEIRREWSTIKNYITNQYWTIPADQAAKTIRNAIAHKQNTAYITQQWWPIAVLRKLIPNWFSF